The following coding sequences lie in one Apium graveolens cultivar Ventura chromosome 3, ASM990537v1, whole genome shotgun sequence genomic window:
- the LOC141712833 gene encoding GDP-mannose 3,5-epimerase 1, whose amino-acid sequence MGSTEKNNYGAYTYESLERELYWPSEKLRISITGAGGFIASHIARRLKSEGHYIIASDWKKNEHMPEDMFCHEFHLADLRVMDNCLKVTQNVDHVFNLAADMGGMGFIQSNHSVIMYNNTMISFNMLEAGRINGVKRLFYASSACIYPEFKQLETNVSLKESDAWPAEPQDAYGLEKLATEELCKHYTKDFGIECRIGRFHNIYGPFGTWKGGREKAPAAFCRKALTSTDKFEMWGDGLQTRSFTFIDECVEGVLRLTKSDFREPVNIGSDEMVSMNEMAEIVLGFEDRKLPIQHIPGPEGVRGRNSDNTLIKEKLGWAPTMRLKDGLRITYFWIKEQIEKEKAKGGDMSVYGSSKVVGTQAPVQLGSLRAADGKE is encoded by the exons ATGGGCAGCACTGAGAAAAACAATTATGGAGCATACACCTACGAGAGCCTTGAGAGGGAACTTTACTGGCCATCTGAGAAACTCAGAATTTCCATCACCGGAGCAGGTGGGTTCATTGCTTCCCATATTGCGAGGCGTTTGAAGAGCGAAGGGCATTACATCATTGCTTCAGATTGGAAGAAAAATGAGCACATGCCAGAAGACATGTTTTGTCATGAGTTTCATCTTGCTGATCTTAGAGTCATGGATAACTGTTTGAAAGTTACACAGAATGTTGATCATGTATTCAATCTTGCTGCTGATATGGGAGGCATGGGCTTCATTCAGTCTAATCACTCGGTGATTATGTACAACAACACCATGATCAGTTTCAACATGCTTGAAGCTGGAAGGATCAACGGCGTCAAGAG GCTCTTTTATGCGTCTAGCGCTTGTATCTACCCCGAGTTTAAGCAATTGGAAACTAATGTGAGCTTGAAAGAGTCTGATGCTTGGCCTGCAGAG CCTCAAGATGCTTATGGCTTAGAAAAGCTAGCAACAGAAGAATTGTGCAAGCACTACACCAAGGATTTCGGAATTGAATGCCGTATTGGACGCTTCCACAACATTTATGGACCATTTGGGACATGGAAAG GTGGAAGAGAAAAGGCACCTGCTGCTTTCTGTAGGAAAGCACTTACTTCTACTGATAAGTTTGAGATGTGGGGTGATGGTCTGCAAACTAGATCATTCACATTCATAGACGAATGCGTTGAAGGTGTCCTTAG GTTGACGAAGTCCGACTTCCGAGAGCCAGTAAATATTGGAAGTGATGAGATGGTAAGCATGAACGAAATGGCGGAGATCGTCCTCGGCTTTGAGGATAGGAAACTTCCTATACAGCACATACCCGGCCCTGAGGGTGTTCGTGGACGAAACTCAGATAACACTCTGATAAAGGAGAAGCTTGGTTGGGCCCCTACCATGAGGCTGAAG GATGGATTGAGAATCACGTACTTCTGGATAAAGGAGCAAATTGAGAAAGAGAAAGCTAAGGGTGGTGATATGTCAGTTTATGGGTCATCGAAAGTTGTGGGAACGCAGGCTCCGGTCCAATTGGGTTCCCTTCGTGCAGCTGATGGGAAAGAATGA